In Nitrospira sp., one genomic interval encodes:
- a CDS encoding threonylcarbamoyl-AMP synthase: MALILPFTAAGSGEGLSTVRRVLAAHGIIAVPTETHYGLAVSPMDDEALSRLFAVKGRPSGKPILLLIGNRSQLTPLVASIPSAAALLMECCWPGPLTLVFPAAASLPPMLTGGTGTIGIRLPPVPDLCALLEFIGPLTGTSANRSAEPPLDRAEDVQRLLGDAIDLILDGGHTPGGLSSTVVDVCGQPRLLRAGVLPTEEIRAALARQGIELSS, from the coding sequence ATGGCCCTCATCCTTCCGTTCACTGCAGCAGGCTCAGGCGAGGGACTGTCGACCGTGCGGCGTGTGTTGGCGGCCCACGGTATCATCGCCGTGCCCACTGAAACCCACTACGGGTTGGCGGTCTCTCCAATGGACGATGAGGCGCTGTCCCGCCTGTTTGCGGTGAAGGGCCGGCCTTCGGGGAAACCCATTTTGCTCCTCATCGGAAACCGCTCACAGCTGACACCCCTCGTGGCATCAATCCCTTCGGCGGCGGCGCTGTTGATGGAGTGCTGCTGGCCCGGCCCCTTGACCCTTGTGTTTCCTGCCGCGGCGAGCCTGCCACCCATGCTGACCGGCGGGACTGGTACGATCGGCATTCGCCTTCCCCCTGTGCCAGACCTCTGTGCCTTGCTGGAATTTATCGGCCCACTGACCGGGACCAGCGCCAATCGATCGGCTGAACCGCCGCTGGATCGAGCGGAGGACGTGCAGCGCCTGCTGGGTGATGCCATTGATCTCATCCTCGACGGCGGCCATACGCCAGGCGGCTTATCTTCAACGGTTGTCGACGTGTGCGGGCAGCCGCGGTTGCTGCGCGCGGGCGTGCTCCCGACTGAGGAGATTCGTGCTGCATTGGCTCGGCAAGGCATCGAACTTTCATCATGA
- a CDS encoding caspase family protein, translated as MAERALHPERPAMVERARHLRLGEPEPHLLDLNAAVMEIRQACEELGMEAHRSPFFFVVGAGISFPPVPLASNIIDDCRSIAERYLRRGSPDSEQTLDAYSHWFSRAYPGARQRQHYLRKLIERKPLSLASLRLAHLLSSRKLTNLVVTTNFDDFIARALRLFGEEPSVCDHPRTVGRIDRERADIQIVHVHGSYLFYDCANLRGEVTDRARADEETSVTMVGLLDNLLWTRSPLVIGYSGWEGDVIMSALKRRLRGGNPLAQSLYWFCYRREDLGRLPSWLRDSADVRFVVPTEPPPETLSQGAVTVRAGSEEGIGASDGRHRGTVLAAFAVFDELNRAFDIGAPALFENPIEYFADSLQAALPDLEEPGGDPYGFKRLVERLHQAAQSFGRVAGATSALTADLDRLRALMRESQYGQALTLLAKLVPSRLMKLGPDERREVLQAANLAGSALLAKPQNGKFDEALAHVLVYDPRLEKTLGPLPAGMVWAIGSRSGQVGYEMLAGAKPHGAFTVQLIETLRDPAADADGDGRISLLEATMAAGRRVLREGHPQTPVVAGDAATVALFASRKQKRKISGGPPGTLHALLVGVGHYRLPGAKLSGPANDIEGFRDLLRTRERRLFRQVEIHTLLDRQATRAGFDRALARLADVANPQDLALLYFSGHGSRRDLSKKADGAQELVIVLYDFDNKGRGEISHAGLVKAFEAVKAEQKVIILDF; from the coding sequence ATGGCCGAACGAGCGCTTCATCCGGAGAGGCCTGCAATGGTCGAGCGGGCTCGACATCTACGACTCGGAGAACCCGAGCCGCATCTGTTGGACCTGAATGCGGCGGTGATGGAGATCCGTCAGGCTTGCGAGGAACTGGGCATGGAGGCGCACCGATCGCCCTTCTTTTTTGTGGTCGGTGCCGGTATTTCCTTTCCGCCGGTTCCCCTCGCGTCGAACATCATCGATGACTGCAGGAGTATCGCCGAGCGCTACCTGCGCCGGGGCTCTCCTGACAGCGAGCAGACGCTGGACGCCTATTCCCATTGGTTCAGCCGCGCCTACCCGGGAGCGCGTCAACGTCAGCACTACCTGCGGAAGCTGATTGAGCGAAAGCCGTTGTCGCTTGCCAGCCTGCGCCTGGCCCATCTGCTGTCGTCCCGCAAACTGACCAATCTCGTGGTGACGACCAACTTCGATGATTTCATTGCAAGGGCCCTCCGGCTCTTCGGCGAAGAACCGTCGGTCTGTGATCACCCCCGAACCGTGGGCCGCATCGACCGCGAACGCGCGGATATCCAGATCGTGCACGTCCACGGCAGTTATCTGTTTTACGACTGCGCCAATCTGCGCGGTGAAGTGACCGACCGCGCCCGCGCCGACGAGGAGACGAGCGTGACCATGGTGGGGTTGCTTGACAACCTTTTATGGACCCGCTCGCCCCTCGTGATCGGATATTCCGGTTGGGAGGGGGACGTGATCATGAGCGCGCTGAAGCGCCGGCTGCGCGGAGGCAACCCGCTGGCGCAAAGCCTGTACTGGTTTTGTTATCGGCGAGAGGATCTGGGACGTCTGCCGAGCTGGCTGCGCGACAGCGCGGATGTCCGTTTCGTCGTGCCGACGGAGCCTCCGCCCGAGACGTTGTCGCAGGGGGCTGTGACCGTGCGCGCCGGGAGTGAAGAGGGGATCGGCGCGTCGGATGGGAGGCATCGCGGGACGGTGCTGGCGGCGTTTGCCGTTTTCGACGAGTTGAACCGCGCGTTCGATATCGGTGCGCCGGCATTGTTTGAAAATCCGATTGAATACTTCGCCGACAGCCTCCAGGCGGCCCTGCCGGATCTGGAAGAGCCCGGAGGCGATCCCTATGGGTTCAAGCGATTGGTCGAGCGGCTCCATCAAGCCGCCCAGAGTTTCGGTCGGGTCGCCGGCGCTACGAGCGCGCTGACGGCGGACCTCGATCGGCTACGAGCGCTCATGCGGGAATCTCAATATGGCCAGGCCCTCACGCTGTTGGCCAAGCTCGTGCCGAGCCGGCTTATGAAGCTGGGTCCCGATGAGCGTCGTGAAGTCCTCCAGGCGGCGAATCTCGCAGGGTCCGCGCTCTTGGCGAAACCACAGAACGGAAAATTCGATGAGGCCTTGGCGCATGTGTTGGTGTATGACCCACGGTTGGAGAAGACATTGGGGCCGCTCCCTGCAGGCATGGTCTGGGCAATCGGATCGCGCTCGGGGCAGGTGGGCTACGAGATGCTGGCAGGCGCCAAACCGCACGGCGCGTTCACGGTCCAGCTGATTGAGACCTTGCGCGATCCTGCCGCTGATGCCGATGGTGACGGACGCATCTCGTTGCTGGAAGCCACGATGGCGGCCGGTCGCCGTGTGTTGCGGGAAGGGCATCCGCAGACCCCTGTCGTTGCGGGTGATGCCGCTACCGTCGCGCTGTTTGCTTCTCGAAAACAGAAACGGAAGATCAGCGGCGGGCCGCCCGGGACCCTCCATGCCCTGCTGGTGGGGGTGGGCCACTATCGTCTTCCCGGCGCGAAGCTGTCCGGTCCGGCAAACGACATTGAGGGATTCCGCGACCTGCTTCGCACCCGCGAACGACGGCTGTTCAGGCAGGTTGAAATCCACACGCTGCTTGACCGGCAGGCTACCAGGGCAGGGTTTGATCGGGCCTTGGCTCGTCTGGCCGACGTCGCAAACCCTCAGGATCTGGCGTTGCTGTATTTCAGCGGACACGGCTCCCGACGCGACCTCTCGAAGAAGGCCGATGGAGCGCAGGAATTGGTGATCGTCTTGTACGATTTCGATAACAAAGGGCGCGGCGAAATCAGCCATGCCGGGCTTGTGAAGGCTTTCGAGGCGGTGAAGGCCGAGCAGAAAGTCATAATCCTGGACTTCTAG
- a CDS encoding S8 family peptidase, with the protein MPTTSPVNPSRPSPGSDLEEKLKKNLVKTVIALPLLDKLNRETDRRKTAPSTPPACYSVIIDLNLDYPKGRDAARIWVFEKIEALITQGGRNPADQRLDRKKSDFNEQYVFAALEGQVIRELVEQDAKVKPDVLGADGKPKAARAIYQIWEDFTLTAFITSSVSTVKADAARVAFSALGDNIVWAVIDSGIKGDHQHFGTHRNLAGQVEEWHYDFTDGSDPKKTALVDGMGHGTHVAGIIAGEIPPDPKLPPGESHPDIRAFFRTLKPDGDQTEREVVYEQIKAASISGMAPRCKLVSLKVLNESGQGSVSNIIAAIGHVQRINSYGRWIRIHGVNLSVGYQFEPEWFACGQSQLCVEVDRLVRSGVVVVVAAGNSGYGTLSTDFTGLRSAGISLTINDPGNADLAITVGSTHRNMPHQYGVSYFSSKGPTGDGRLKPDLVAPGEKILSCAAGRMEMEIQEKIEKDVTYLEHSGTSMAAPHVSGVIAAFLSIRREFIGQPERIKQLFLSTATDLRRERYFQGAGLVDLMRAIQSI; encoded by the coding sequence ATGCCGACCACATCTCCGGTGAACCCGAGCAGGCCTTCACCCGGGTCCGATCTCGAAGAGAAGCTCAAAAAAAATCTCGTAAAGACGGTCATCGCGCTTCCCCTCCTCGATAAGTTGAATCGAGAAACCGATCGGCGAAAGACGGCACCCTCGACGCCGCCGGCCTGTTACTCGGTGATCATCGATCTTAACCTCGACTATCCGAAAGGCCGGGATGCGGCCCGGATCTGGGTGTTCGAGAAGATCGAGGCGCTGATCACTCAAGGCGGACGAAATCCGGCCGACCAACGACTCGATCGTAAAAAAAGCGACTTCAATGAGCAATATGTTTTTGCCGCCCTCGAAGGGCAGGTGATTCGTGAACTGGTCGAGCAGGACGCGAAGGTAAAACCCGACGTGCTGGGCGCAGACGGCAAGCCCAAGGCGGCTCGGGCCATCTACCAGATCTGGGAAGATTTCACGCTCACGGCGTTCATTACCAGTTCCGTCAGTACGGTGAAGGCCGATGCCGCCCGAGTGGCCTTTTCCGCCTTGGGCGACAATATCGTCTGGGCCGTGATCGATTCCGGGATCAAGGGCGACCATCAGCATTTTGGCACGCACCGGAATCTCGCAGGCCAAGTCGAGGAATGGCACTACGATTTCACGGACGGGAGCGATCCGAAGAAGACGGCGTTGGTAGATGGAATGGGCCACGGCACCCATGTGGCCGGCATCATTGCGGGAGAAATCCCTCCCGATCCCAAGCTCCCGCCGGGCGAATCCCACCCCGACATTCGGGCCTTTTTCCGAACGCTCAAGCCTGACGGGGACCAAACGGAACGGGAGGTCGTCTACGAGCAGATCAAGGCTGCCTCCATTTCCGGCATGGCGCCTCGCTGCAAGTTGGTCAGTCTCAAGGTCTTGAACGAATCCGGCCAAGGGAGTGTCAGCAACATCATCGCGGCGATCGGACACGTTCAGCGCATCAACAGCTACGGGCGGTGGATCCGTATCCATGGGGTCAATTTGAGCGTCGGTTACCAGTTCGAGCCTGAGTGGTTCGCCTGCGGGCAAAGTCAGCTCTGCGTGGAGGTGGATCGCTTGGTGCGATCCGGGGTCGTGGTCGTGGTGGCGGCCGGCAATTCCGGTTATGGCACGCTGTCTACTGATTTCACCGGGCTGCGTTCGGCCGGCATCAGTTTGACCATCAACGACCCGGGCAATGCCGATCTCGCGATCACCGTCGGTTCGACTCACCGCAATATGCCGCACCAATACGGCGTATCGTATTTTTCGTCGAAGGGGCCCACGGGCGACGGCCGTCTGAAGCCGGACCTGGTTGCGCCGGGTGAAAAGATCCTGTCCTGCGCGGCGGGGAGGATGGAGATGGAGATTCAGGAGAAGATTGAGAAGGACGTGACGTACCTGGAACACTCCGGGACGAGCATGGCGGCGCCGCATGTCTCCGGGGTCATTGCGGCGTTCCTGTCCATCCGTCGCGAGTTCATCGGACAGCCGGAACGGATCAAGCAGCTTTTTCTCTCGACCGCCACGGATCTTCGGCGTGAACGCTATTTCCAAGGGGCGGGGTTGGTGGACCTCATGCGCGCAATCCAATCCATTTAG
- the purD gene encoding phosphoribosylamine--glycine ligase, whose product MKILVVGSGGREHAMVWKLAQSPRQPRIFCAPGNAGIEKLATCLPIKADDIAELKEFALREQIDLTVVGPEAPLALGIADEFRKAKLKIFGPTKAAARLESSKSFSKDIMAANRIPTAEARSFDRMDQALAYLETRPLPIVVKADGLAQGKGVVVAMTLAEAQQAVRDAMEKSVFGQAGHRVLIEAFLDGEEVTIMAFTDGKTVVPMVPAQDHKRVGDQDTGPNTGGMGAYAPAPIGTAALREQVLREVLQPTVDALTRLGCPFQGVLYAGLMVVKDTPYVLEFNARMGDPEAEVVLPLLKTDLIDVMEAVVEHRLDQLAIEWHQENAVCVVMTSSGYPGPYRTGVPIQGLGTQPPDWRGGIFHAGTNRTADGIVTAGGRVLAVTACAPTLREAADRAYQIVDSISFEGRHFRRDIAHRALPPNS is encoded by the coding sequence GTGAAGATTTTGGTCGTCGGCAGCGGCGGGCGTGAACATGCGATGGTGTGGAAACTTGCGCAGAGCCCGCGTCAGCCGCGTATTTTCTGCGCGCCGGGCAACGCCGGCATCGAAAAATTGGCTACCTGCCTGCCCATCAAGGCCGATGACATTGCCGAGTTGAAGGAGTTCGCGCTCCGTGAACAGATTGACCTCACGGTCGTGGGACCGGAAGCGCCCTTGGCGTTGGGTATTGCCGATGAGTTCCGCAAAGCGAAGCTGAAGATCTTCGGGCCGACGAAAGCGGCGGCGCGGCTGGAATCGAGCAAGAGTTTTTCCAAAGACATCATGGCTGCGAACCGTATCCCGACCGCTGAGGCGCGCAGCTTCGATCGTATGGACCAGGCCTTGGCCTACTTGGAGACACGGCCCTTGCCGATCGTGGTGAAGGCCGACGGGCTGGCGCAGGGTAAGGGCGTGGTCGTGGCAATGACCCTGGCCGAGGCGCAGCAGGCTGTGCGGGATGCCATGGAAAAGTCGGTGTTCGGGCAGGCCGGGCATCGGGTCCTGATCGAGGCGTTTCTAGATGGGGAAGAAGTGACCATCATGGCCTTCACCGACGGGAAGACCGTCGTGCCGATGGTCCCGGCGCAGGATCATAAGCGCGTGGGTGATCAGGATACGGGGCCGAATACCGGAGGAATGGGGGCCTATGCTCCGGCGCCCATCGGGACGGCGGCATTGCGTGAGCAGGTGTTGCGCGAGGTGCTTCAACCGACGGTTGATGCCTTGACGCGACTTGGGTGTCCGTTCCAAGGCGTACTCTATGCCGGGCTGATGGTCGTCAAAGACACGCCCTATGTGCTGGAATTCAACGCGCGGATGGGAGATCCCGAGGCCGAAGTCGTGTTGCCTCTGTTGAAGACTGATTTGATCGACGTGATGGAGGCCGTCGTCGAGCACCGTCTCGATCAACTTGCGATCGAGTGGCACCAGGAGAACGCGGTCTGCGTGGTCATGACTTCATCCGGATATCCTGGTCCTTACCGGACCGGTGTACCGATCCAGGGACTGGGCACTCAGCCTCCAGACTGGCGTGGAGGAATCTTTCATGCTGGAACCAACCGCACGGCAGATGGCATCGTGACGGCAGGGGGACGAGTCCTGGCGGTCACCGCCTGCGCACCGACCTTGCGGGAAGCGGCGGATCGGGCCTATCAGATCGTGGATTCCATCTCCTTCGAGGGACGTCATTTTCGACGTGACATCGCGCATCGCGCGTTACCTCCGAATTCCTGA
- a CDS encoding NnrS family protein — MRSDGIECRTALTGLPLFSYGFRPFFLGAALFAGLAVPAWVLMVSGLTGATGSLPARDWHVHEMVFGFLPAVIAGFLLTAVPNWTDRPPLTGVGLMLLSLCWVVGRVAMAVTWLPPMVSALLDGLFLVALAGWLWRQIVASASWNHAPIGVLLTLYACGNLLFHALVLNGSATDLAARVGVGLDITLLVFIGGRLTPNFSREFLIGEGSAKRPAAFTRFDAVAIGSAAAAALVWVLAPQALLTGWALLAAGLVNLMRLLRWYGWLTWREPLVLVLHVGYSWLVLALLLVGGATLGVGLQPEDAIHALTTGAVGVMTLAVMTRASLGHTGRPRHAGPVTVGIYLLVFVGATLRVFGPATGLPSALVLGSAATFWSGGYVLFALAYGPFLLRPSLDE; from the coding sequence GTGAGGAGTGATGGGATCGAATGCCGGACAGCCCTGACGGGACTGCCGCTTTTTTCGTACGGATTTCGGCCGTTCTTTTTGGGGGCGGCGCTCTTTGCCGGTCTTGCGGTGCCGGCCTGGGTCCTGATGGTTTCCGGTCTGACCGGGGCGACCGGTTCGTTGCCCGCGCGCGATTGGCATGTCCATGAGATGGTGTTCGGCTTCTTGCCCGCCGTGATCGCCGGCTTTCTCCTCACGGCTGTCCCCAATTGGACCGACCGGCCCCCTCTCACCGGCGTTGGGTTGATGCTGTTGTCTCTCTGCTGGGTCGTCGGGCGTGTCGCGATGGCCGTGACCTGGCTGCCGCCGATGGTCTCCGCCTTGCTCGACGGACTCTTTCTCGTGGCGCTCGCCGGTTGGCTCTGGCGGCAGATCGTCGCGAGCGCGAGTTGGAACCATGCGCCGATAGGAGTCCTGTTGACCCTCTACGCCTGCGGCAACCTGTTGTTCCACGCGCTGGTACTGAACGGGAGCGCGACGGATCTTGCCGCCCGAGTGGGGGTGGGATTGGACATCACGTTGCTGGTTTTTATCGGCGGACGCTTGACGCCGAATTTTTCCCGTGAATTCCTCATCGGGGAGGGGAGTGCGAAACGGCCCGCCGCTTTTACTCGATTCGATGCCGTGGCGATTGGGTCGGCTGCGGCCGCTGCCCTGGTTTGGGTGCTGGCCCCGCAGGCTCTCCTGACGGGGTGGGCGTTGCTCGCGGCGGGGCTTGTCAATCTGATGCGCCTGTTACGGTGGTATGGGTGGCTCACCTGGCGGGAACCCTTGGTGCTGGTGCTGCATGTTGGGTATAGTTGGCTCGTACTGGCCCTACTGCTGGTCGGTGGCGCGACCTTGGGGGTCGGCTTGCAACCGGAGGATGCGATTCATGCGCTGACGACCGGCGCCGTCGGCGTGATGACGCTGGCGGTGATGACCCGCGCGAGTCTCGGGCATACGGGACGGCCCAGGCATGCGGGCCCCGTGACGGTCGGCATTTATCTGTTGGTCTTCGTGGGCGCGACGCTCCGTGTCTTCGGTCCTGCCACAGGCCTCCCGTCCGCGCTCGTGCTGGGATCTGCGGCTACCTTCTGGAGCGGCGGCTATGTCCTCTTCGCGTTGGCCTATGGTCCGTTTCTGCTGCGTCCAAGCCTGGACGAGTAA
- the purH gene encoding bifunctional phosphoribosylaminoimidazolecarboxamide formyltransferase/IMP cyclohydrolase — MASIARALISVSDKTGAVDLAKGLAALGAEILSTGGTAKALREAGVPVTDVAAYTGSPEILDGRVKTLHPKIHGGLLGRRRVADHVAQMQQHGIGNIDVVVVNLYPFEATIAKPNCPFEEAIENIDIGGPSMLRSAAKNHEDVLVLVDPGDYGRALEALKAGSVTPEMRRELAMKVFQHTARYDSLIAAYLEKQVQGNEVKFPAILSLQFERVETLRYGENPHQQGAFYRELTGTEPAVSRGKILHGKAMSYNNFLDANSALELVKEFDQTAVAIIKHNNPCGCALGANPVEAYVKARETDPVSAFGGVIAFNRPVDLAAAKEITSTFVEVVIAPSFAEDALAELRRKKDIRLLEVGALTKATAEGYDLKKLVGGLIVQDRDLGVLKDIKTLAVPTARKPTEEEYAACAFAWVVCKHVKSNAIIYGRPGQIVGIGAGQMSRVDSVKLAAMKAQSPVKGCVMASDAFFPFRDGIDAAAEAGITCVIQPGGSIRDAEVTKAVDEHGMAMILTGMRHFRH; from the coding sequence ATGGCCAGCATTGCGCGGGCACTGATCAGTGTTTCTGACAAGACCGGAGCCGTGGACTTGGCCAAAGGTTTGGCCGCCCTCGGCGCCGAAATCCTTTCCACCGGTGGCACCGCCAAAGCCCTGCGGGAAGCGGGGGTGCCCGTCACCGACGTGGCCGCCTACACCGGATCTCCCGAGATTCTGGACGGGCGCGTGAAGACGCTGCACCCGAAAATTCATGGCGGGCTCCTGGGCCGTCGCCGCGTCGCCGACCACGTGGCGCAGATGCAGCAACATGGCATCGGCAACATCGACGTGGTCGTCGTGAATCTCTACCCCTTCGAGGCGACCATCGCGAAGCCGAATTGCCCGTTCGAAGAGGCGATCGAAAATATCGACATCGGCGGACCCTCCATGTTGCGGTCGGCGGCCAAGAATCATGAGGACGTACTGGTCCTGGTCGATCCCGGCGACTATGGTCGCGCGTTGGAGGCCCTGAAGGCCGGAAGCGTTACGCCCGAAATGCGGCGGGAACTGGCCATGAAGGTCTTCCAGCATACGGCCCGCTACGACAGCCTCATCGCGGCCTATTTGGAAAAGCAGGTGCAGGGAAACGAGGTGAAGTTCCCGGCGATCCTTTCGCTCCAGTTTGAGCGCGTGGAAACGTTGCGCTATGGCGAGAACCCGCATCAGCAGGGGGCGTTCTACCGTGAATTGACCGGTACGGAACCGGCGGTGTCGCGGGGGAAGATCCTGCACGGCAAGGCCATGTCCTATAACAACTTTCTGGATGCGAATTCAGCCTTGGAGTTGGTGAAAGAGTTCGACCAGACTGCCGTGGCCATCATCAAGCACAACAATCCCTGCGGTTGCGCCTTGGGCGCAAACCCGGTGGAGGCCTACGTCAAGGCGCGTGAGACGGATCCCGTCTCCGCATTCGGTGGTGTGATCGCCTTCAACCGGCCGGTCGATCTCGCTGCGGCCAAGGAGATCACCTCGACCTTCGTGGAGGTCGTCATCGCGCCGTCATTCGCCGAGGATGCCTTGGCCGAACTGCGACGGAAGAAGGATATCCGTTTGCTGGAGGTGGGAGCGCTCACGAAGGCGACCGCGGAAGGCTACGACCTCAAAAAGTTGGTCGGTGGGTTGATCGTTCAGGACCGTGACTTGGGCGTGCTCAAGGACATCAAGACGCTCGCGGTGCCGACGGCACGAAAACCGACCGAGGAGGAATACGCGGCTTGCGCCTTCGCTTGGGTGGTCTGCAAACATGTGAAGTCCAATGCCATCATCTATGGGCGTCCAGGGCAGATCGTGGGAATCGGCGCCGGACAGATGAGCCGGGTGGATTCCGTGAAGTTGGCCGCCATGAAGGCCCAGTCTCCCGTGAAGGGGTGCGTGATGGCGTCCGATGCGTTCTTCCCATTCCGCGACGGGATCGACGCGGCCGCCGAGGCCGGCATTACCTGCGTCATTCAGCCGGGCGGGTCCATCCGTGATGCCGAAGTGACCAAGGCCGTCGATGAGCACGGCATGGCCATGATCCTCACCGGCATGCGCCACTTCCGCCATTGA
- a CDS encoding OmpA family protein — MSRGLILGVGLIALTLLALICIPRHLPVAASDAPRPAFHVSIEHGRLTLTGTVGSEEAKQAAITRAQEAAKTAGLRVSHEIDVAHEGGAAEWEQALPALIAPLTTLQHQQATLSLSDHAVLLKGTASSGEAKSRLLREVASLVGSAVNVQDQVTVATGSSVAVAAPAQPHAPHPSRQQTQAGLDDILRSEQIGFESNSAVLTPRGRAVVDRLVAVLKRTPEATVEIGGHTDSYGDPEYNLQLSRRRADTVRQYLLDHAVTNPLTAVGYGSTRPLSQERTRAASKKNRRIELRVKEER, encoded by the coding sequence ATGTCGCGCGGATTGATTCTGGGCGTCGGGCTGATCGCCCTGACCCTGTTGGCTCTCATCTGCATTCCACGCCATCTGCCGGTGGCCGCCTCCGATGCTCCTCGCCCTGCATTTCACGTCAGCATCGAACATGGACGCCTCACCCTCACCGGAACAGTCGGCAGCGAGGAGGCGAAACAGGCTGCCATCACGCGTGCGCAGGAGGCGGCCAAGACGGCCGGGCTGCGCGTGAGTCATGAAATCGATGTGGCCCACGAGGGCGGCGCAGCCGAGTGGGAACAGGCGCTTCCGGCTCTGATCGCGCCATTGACCACTCTGCAGCATCAACAGGCCACGCTCTCGCTCTCCGACCACGCGGTACTTCTCAAGGGCACTGCGTCCAGCGGCGAGGCGAAATCAAGACTCCTGCGCGAGGTCGCATCGCTGGTCGGATCGGCGGTCAACGTACAAGATCAGGTCACGGTGGCAACCGGATCGTCGGTCGCCGTCGCCGCCCCGGCTCAGCCCCATGCGCCCCATCCTTCTCGCCAGCAAACCCAGGCCGGGTTGGACGACATTCTGCGGAGCGAGCAAATCGGGTTTGAGAGCAACAGCGCGGTCTTGACGCCGCGAGGACGCGCCGTGGTCGACAGGCTGGTTGCGGTCCTCAAGCGCACGCCGGAGGCGACCGTGGAGATTGGGGGCCATACGGATTCTTATGGCGACCCGGAGTACAACCTGCAGCTGAGCCGCCGACGGGCCGACACCGTCCGGCAGTACCTGCTCGACCATGCCGTGACGAACCCGCTCACCGCCGTCGGGTACGGCTCGACGCGGCCACTCAGCCAGGAGCGGACGCGCGCGGCGTCTAAAAAGAATCGGCGCATCGAATTGCGGGTGAAAGAGGAACGGTGA
- a CDS encoding FmdB family transcriptional regulator — protein sequence MPIYEYQCTECGYRFEVKQGIKDDPIKECARCGKAVNKLISPPAIMFKGSGWYITDYSDKLKPGSGTDSAEKPASSETDKQKAASTETAASPAASPNTATNAPASTGSTSTGSTGPSSTGTSSSSSSAASTT from the coding sequence GTGCCGATTTATGAGTACCAATGTACGGAGTGCGGTTACCGTTTTGAAGTGAAGCAGGGCATCAAAGACGACCCGATCAAGGAATGCGCGCGTTGCGGGAAGGCTGTCAACAAGCTCATCTCCCCACCCGCCATCATGTTCAAAGGCAGCGGCTGGTACATCACGGATTATTCCGACAAGCTCAAGCCTGGGTCCGGCACCGACTCGGCGGAGAAGCCTGCCTCATCCGAGACCGACAAACAGAAAGCCGCCTCCACGGAAACCGCCGCAAGCCCTGCGGCATCACCCAATACCGCCACGAACGCGCCGGCATCGACGGGATCTACGTCCACCGGCAGCACGGGACCATCGAGCACCGGGACATCGAGTTCCAGCAGTTCTGCCGCATCCACTACCTGA